In the genome of Telluria beijingensis, one region contains:
- a CDS encoding BCCT family transporter codes for MFDNEPKTTTARHARPRMQVNPPVFFISAGLILLFVMLSAVFPERAGSTFDAVQTKIVHDFGWFYILAVALFLIFVIFLMLSRYGDVKLGPDDSEPEYSYLSWFAMLFSAGMGIGLLFFGVAEPIQHYARPPVGEGSTIASAREAMVLTFFHWGVHAWAIYIVVGLALAYFAFRRGLPLTLRSSLFPLIGTRIHGPIGHAIDIFAVLGTMFGVATSLGFGVLQVNAGFAHLFGMPVSTTVQVILIAVITGMATLSAGTGLDKGVKRLSELNIILAIALLIFVLFAGSTVFLLQAYVQNIGAYLGEVVQRTFRMYAYEPNAWLGDWTLFYWGWWISWSPFVGMFIARISRGRTIREFVTGVLLVPVLFTCLWMTVFGNTAIGIDLSGTAPIVQTVADNMPVALFEVLEQLPFSVIASGIATLLVITFFVTSADSGALVMDMITSGAAPNPPVWQRIFWAVCAGIVAAVLLLAGGLQALQTAALASALPFAVVMLFICYGLLRALQTEKQDAALDLSSVADQAQSGNDLNWQQRLASITGFYDESEIMSFISGTGGPALEQVATQFGESGLTPELAQGEGRIVLSVPHGDRGVFQYTLRARSFRSPSFAWAESGGRAPENRHYRAMAHSSDGNEQHDVTGYTSEQLINDLLKHYTRFRHARRLP; via the coding sequence ATGTTCGACAATGAACCCAAAACGACGACAGCGCGCCATGCCCGGCCACGCATGCAGGTCAACCCGCCCGTGTTCTTCATTTCCGCAGGCCTGATCCTGCTCTTCGTGATGCTCAGTGCGGTATTCCCCGAGCGTGCAGGAAGCACGTTCGATGCCGTGCAAACGAAAATCGTTCACGATTTCGGATGGTTTTATATCCTGGCCGTCGCCCTGTTCCTCATCTTTGTCATTTTCCTGATGCTGAGCCGGTATGGCGACGTCAAGCTCGGCCCGGACGACAGCGAGCCCGAATACAGCTATCTTTCCTGGTTCGCCATGCTGTTCAGCGCGGGCATGGGCATTGGCCTGCTGTTCTTCGGTGTCGCCGAGCCGATCCAGCATTACGCCCGGCCACCAGTGGGCGAGGGCAGCACGATCGCGTCGGCGCGCGAGGCGATGGTGCTGACCTTCTTCCACTGGGGTGTACATGCCTGGGCGATCTACATTGTGGTCGGGCTGGCGCTAGCCTATTTCGCGTTCCGGCGCGGTCTGCCACTTACCTTGCGATCGAGCCTGTTTCCCTTGATCGGCACGCGCATCCATGGCCCGATTGGCCACGCCATCGATATCTTTGCCGTGCTGGGAACCATGTTCGGCGTCGCGACTTCGCTGGGCTTTGGCGTGCTGCAGGTCAATGCCGGCTTCGCCCATCTGTTTGGCATGCCGGTCAGCACTACCGTGCAGGTCATACTGATCGCGGTGATCACCGGGATGGCGACATTGTCGGCCGGTACTGGACTCGACAAGGGAGTCAAGCGTCTTTCCGAACTCAACATCATCCTCGCGATTGCATTGCTGATTTTCGTCCTGTTTGCGGGATCGACCGTGTTCCTGCTCCAGGCTTATGTGCAGAATATCGGCGCCTACCTGGGAGAGGTTGTACAGCGCACTTTCCGCATGTACGCCTACGAGCCCAATGCCTGGCTCGGGGACTGGACCCTATTCTACTGGGGCTGGTGGATTTCCTGGTCGCCATTCGTCGGCATGTTCATCGCCCGCATCTCTCGCGGACGCACTATCCGGGAGTTCGTAACCGGCGTGCTGCTGGTGCCGGTGCTGTTCACCTGCCTGTGGATGACCGTGTTCGGCAACACGGCGATCGGAATCGACCTCAGCGGCACCGCCCCGATCGTACAGACCGTCGCCGACAATATGCCGGTGGCGTTGTTCGAAGTGCTGGAGCAGTTGCCGTTCTCGGTTATCGCATCCGGCATCGCAACCCTGCTGGTGATCACCTTCTTCGTAACGTCGGCCGATTCCGGTGCGCTCGTGATGGACATGATCACCTCCGGCGCGGCGCCGAATCCGCCGGTCTGGCAGCGCATCTTCTGGGCGGTCTGCGCCGGCATCGTCGCCGCCGTGCTGCTGCTGGCCGGCGGCTTACAGGCGCTCCAGACTGCGGCGCTCGCCAGCGCGCTTCCATTCGCCGTGGTGATGCTGTTTATCTGCTACGGCCTGTTGCGGGCGCTACAGACTGAGAAACAGGATGCGGCCCTGGATCTGTCGAGCGTCGCCGACCAGGCGCAGAGCGGCAATGATCTGAACTGGCAGCAGCGCCTGGCCAGCATTACCGGCTTCTACGATGAGAGCGAGATCATGTCGTTCATCAGCGGTACTGGGGGGCCGGCGCTGGAACAGGTCGCCACACAGTTCGGCGAATCCGGACTAACGCCGGAACTGGCGCAAGGCGAAGGTCGGATCGTGCTGAGTGTGCCCCATGGCGATCGTGGAGTGTTCCAGTACACGTTGCGTGCACGCAGTTTTCGATCACCCAGCTTCGCATGGGCGGAAAGCGGCGGCAGGGCGCCGGAGAACAGGCATTACCGGGCGATGGCACATAGTTCCGATGGGAATGAGCAGCACGACGTGACCGGATATACGAGCGAGCAGCTGATCAACGATCTTCTGAAGCACTATACGAGATTCCGTCATGCACGTCGACTTCCATGA
- a CDS encoding GlxA family transcriptional regulator yields MKFTYPDFSPFHFSVPYLVFGSSLPGQALFDLKIVSSGVRPLVAERALTALPDGGLELTKTADIVVVPGWHDLGIRPDAELVDAMLSAHARGAYVVGLCYGAYVLAYAGLLDDRRAATHWMAEQDFSLRFPQVKLDMNALYVDEYRLITSAGTGAGLDCCLYIVRAFHGSAVANMIARAMVIPPHREGGQAQFIEQPVAASTHDAQINRLLDYLRERLACQHTIDDLAARASMSRRTFTRHFGKATGMSPVDWLVNERLRRTRDLLKTTTLPVEKIAAMAGFQTPVSLRQHFKNRFRVSPREWRRTFSQIDV; encoded by the coding sequence ATGAAGTTCACTTATCCCGATTTCAGTCCGTTTCACTTCAGTGTTCCTTATCTGGTATTCGGGTCCAGCCTGCCTGGTCAGGCATTGTTCGACCTGAAGATCGTGTCGTCCGGTGTACGTCCGCTGGTGGCGGAGCGCGCATTGACCGCGCTTCCTGACGGCGGGCTGGAGCTGACCAAAACGGCCGACATCGTGGTCGTGCCGGGCTGGCATGATCTGGGCATCCGTCCCGACGCTGAGCTGGTCGACGCAATGTTGAGTGCGCATGCGCGAGGGGCATATGTGGTGGGGCTGTGCTATGGGGCCTATGTGCTTGCCTATGCCGGCCTGCTCGACGACAGACGTGCGGCTACGCACTGGATGGCGGAGCAGGATTTCTCCCTGCGTTTCCCTCAAGTCAAACTCGACATGAATGCCCTGTACGTTGACGAATACAGACTGATCACCTCGGCCGGCACCGGCGCCGGGCTCGATTGCTGCCTGTATATTGTGCGCGCATTCCACGGGTCGGCGGTTGCCAACATGATCGCGCGCGCGATGGTGATTCCCCCGCACCGAGAGGGTGGACAGGCACAGTTCATCGAGCAGCCTGTGGCAGCATCGACCCACGACGCACAGATCAACAGACTGCTCGACTACCTGCGCGAACGTCTCGCTTGCCAGCACACGATCGACGACCTTGCGGCGCGTGCGTCGATGAGTCGCCGTACTTTCACGCGGCATTTCGGCAAGGCCACCGGCATGAGCCCCGTCGACTGGCTCGTCAACGAGCGTCTGCGTCGTACTCGTGACCTGCTCAAGACCACGACACTGCCGGTGGAAAAGATCGCCGCAATGGCCGGGTTCCAGACCCCGGTATCGCTGCGCCAGCACTTCAAGAACCGGTTCCGCGTCAGCCCCAGGGAATGGCGCCGTACTTTCAGCCAGATCGACGTTTAG
- a CDS encoding tryptophan--tRNA ligase gives MSDHSDQHVSSPLAPGIQRILTGIKPSGTPHIGNYVGAIRPALAASRATGAQNFFFLADLHSLINTSDPLRVQRSTLSIAATWLACGLDTNTAWFYRQSDIPEIAELNWLLSCVTGKGMLNRAHAYKAAVDKNAAAGDDGDTGISAGLYTYPVLMAADILIFGADRVPVGRDQVQHIEMARDIAQRFEHVYGAGHFTLPHAVVDDNVATLPGLDGRKMSKSYDNTIPLFATSSELKKLVYAIRTDSRVPGEPKQIGRNALFELYRAFADTDQVAGFAEAYAQGIGWADAKQRLFERIDQELAPLRDRYHDLVARPQDIEALLRMNAEKLRDEYARPMLARLRDAVGLRSLSAIQAAAPSPTRKTARAAFKQYREVDGRFYFKLLDDDGSVQFQSTGYASGREAASAIEVLRSACSERELSMLGTGLPVSPSQLLEVLERMRSLSARG, from the coding sequence ATGTCCGATCATTCCGACCAGCACGTCTCCTCGCCGCTTGCCCCCGGCATCCAACGCATCCTGACCGGCATCAAGCCATCCGGTACGCCTCACATCGGGAACTATGTCGGCGCGATCCGGCCAGCCCTGGCGGCCAGCCGCGCTACAGGCGCGCAGAACTTTTTCTTTCTGGCCGACCTGCACAGTCTGATCAACACCAGCGATCCGTTGCGGGTTCAGCGCTCCACCTTGTCCATTGCCGCGACATGGCTTGCTTGTGGCCTGGACACCAACACTGCATGGTTCTATCGCCAGAGCGACATCCCCGAGATTGCTGAACTGAACTGGCTGCTGTCTTGCGTAACCGGAAAAGGCATGTTGAACCGCGCGCATGCCTACAAGGCGGCCGTGGACAAGAACGCGGCTGCGGGAGACGACGGCGATACAGGGATCAGCGCCGGTCTCTACACCTACCCTGTGCTGATGGCGGCCGACATCCTGATTTTCGGTGCCGACAGGGTGCCCGTCGGGCGCGATCAGGTGCAGCACATCGAGATGGCGCGCGACATCGCACAACGCTTCGAGCACGTCTATGGGGCCGGCCACTTCACGTTACCGCATGCCGTTGTCGACGACAACGTCGCCACGTTGCCAGGCCTCGACGGTCGCAAGATGAGCAAGAGTTACGACAACACGATCCCCCTGTTCGCTACCAGTAGCGAATTGAAAAAGCTCGTCTACGCAATCAGGACCGATTCGCGCGTTCCAGGTGAACCGAAACAGATTGGACGAAATGCGCTATTCGAACTGTATCGCGCGTTCGCCGACACCGATCAAGTTGCCGGATTCGCTGAAGCATACGCGCAAGGCATTGGGTGGGCTGATGCGAAACAGCGCTTGTTCGAACGCATCGACCAGGAGTTGGCGCCACTGCGCGATCGATACCATGATCTGGTCGCCCGACCACAAGATATCGAGGCACTGCTACGTATGAATGCCGAGAAGCTGCGCGATGAATACGCAAGGCCAATGCTCGCGCGCCTGCGCGACGCCGTTGGCCTGCGCTCCCTGTCCGCCATCCAGGCGGCTGCCCCATCGCCCACGCGCAAAACTGCACGCGCAGCGTTCAAACAATATCGCGAGGTGGATGGCAGGTTTTACTTCAAGCTTCTCGATGACGATGGTTCCGTCCAGTTCCAGAGCACAGGATATGCAAGTGGTAGGGAAGCGGCCAGCGCGATCGAGGTCTTGCGCAGTGCTTGCAGCGAACGGGAGCTGTCCATGTTGGGGACCGGGCTACCGGTTTCTCCCAGCCAATTGCTTGAAGTGTTGGAACGAATGAGGTCGCTCTCGGCGCGGGGGTAA
- a CDS encoding TetR/AcrR family transcriptional regulator, translating to MGRKQTIDRDALLDAADRVMQREGTAGLTIDRIAAEAGVSKGGVLYAFATKDAVIDAMFERGIALYETRACLARERLAGTPGERARVHIDATKGETLADAARAMALLAGMGRAENSRHQMHAVYRRIFGDLPATSQNERAARVAMFAAEGMFMLRGFGLLDIPDATWTDMFEDIEALVNQDDAA from the coding sequence ATGGGCAGGAAGCAGACAATCGATCGCGATGCCTTGCTCGACGCGGCAGACCGCGTCATGCAGCGCGAAGGCACTGCCGGGCTGACGATCGACCGGATCGCAGCCGAAGCAGGCGTCAGCAAAGGGGGCGTCCTGTATGCGTTCGCCACCAAGGACGCTGTCATCGATGCGATGTTCGAACGCGGCATCGCCTTGTACGAGACCCGGGCCTGCCTGGCGCGCGAGCGCCTTGCAGGAACGCCGGGCGAGCGGGCACGCGTGCACATCGACGCGACCAAAGGCGAGACGCTGGCAGACGCCGCGCGCGCGATGGCATTATTGGCGGGGATGGGACGGGCAGAAAACAGCAGGCACCAGATGCATGCGGTGTATCGCCGCATCTTCGGCGATTTGCCCGCCACGTCGCAGAACGAACGAGCGGCGCGCGTGGCGATGTTCGCTGCCGAGGGCATGTTCATGCTGCGCGGCTTCGGACTGCTCGACATTCCCGATGCTACCTGGACCGATATGTTCGAGGATATCGAGGCGTTGGTGAATCAGGACGACGCTGCGTGA
- a CDS encoding SulP family inorganic anion transporter has translation MSLKKVRQEWLSNVPNDLLAGLVVALALIPEAIAFSIIAGVDPKVGLYASFSIAVMTAIAGGRPGMISAATGAMALVMVTLVKEHGLQYLLAATVLTGLLQICAGWMRLGVLMRFVSRSVITGFVNALAILIFMAQLPELTGVTWHVYAMTAAGLAIIYLLPYLTRAIPSPLVAIVVLTGVAMFLGLDIRTVGDMGTLPDSLPLFLLPDVPLNLETLAIIFPVSATLAVVGLLESLMTASIVDDLTDTPSDKYRECVGQGLANVATGFLGGMAGCAMIGQSVINVKSGGRARLSTLAAGVFLLLMVVFLGDWVARIPMAALVAVMIMVSIGTFSWASLRNLRTHPGSSSVVMLATVVVVVATHDLAKGVLVGVMLSGVFFAHKVGRLLWVRSTSCDEGRGRHYHVHGQVFFASAERLAGSFDYKEAIEKVRIDVSHAHFWDITAVSALDKVVIKFRREGAEVEVIGLNEASATLVDKFSVHDKEGAADMLAAH, from the coding sequence ATGTCTCTTAAAAAAGTACGCCAGGAATGGCTTTCCAATGTCCCCAATGATCTGCTCGCCGGCCTGGTCGTCGCGCTTGCGTTGATTCCCGAAGCGATCGCATTTTCCATCATCGCCGGTGTCGATCCCAAGGTCGGGTTGTACGCCTCGTTCAGTATCGCTGTCATGACCGCCATTGCCGGAGGCCGCCCCGGCATGATTTCCGCCGCTACCGGCGCGATGGCGCTGGTCATGGTTACCCTGGTCAAGGAACATGGCCTTCAATACCTGCTAGCCGCGACCGTCCTGACCGGGCTGCTGCAGATCTGCGCCGGCTGGATGCGCCTCGGCGTGCTGATGCGCTTCGTGTCCCGCTCGGTGATTACCGGTTTCGTCAACGCCCTGGCGATCCTGATCTTCATGGCCCAGCTTCCTGAATTGACTGGCGTGACCTGGCACGTGTACGCCATGACCGCTGCCGGCCTGGCCATCATCTACCTGTTACCCTACCTGACCAGGGCCATTCCGTCACCACTGGTGGCGATCGTGGTGCTCACTGGCGTCGCGATGTTCCTCGGCCTCGATATCCGCACGGTCGGCGACATGGGAACGCTGCCCGATAGCCTGCCGCTGTTCCTGCTGCCCGACGTCCCGCTCAATCTCGAGACGCTGGCGATCATTTTCCCCGTGTCGGCGACGCTGGCGGTCGTTGGACTGCTCGAGTCGTTGATGACGGCGTCGATCGTGGATGACCTGACCGACACCCCGAGCGACAAGTACCGCGAATGCGTCGGCCAGGGCCTGGCCAACGTTGCCACTGGTTTCCTGGGCGGCATGGCTGGCTGTGCGATGATCGGCCAATCGGTGATCAATGTGAAGTCCGGCGGGCGCGCACGCCTGTCGACCCTGGCGGCTGGCGTGTTCCTGCTGCTGATGGTGGTGTTTCTGGGCGATTGGGTGGCGCGCATTCCGATGGCGGCGCTGGTCGCCGTCATGATCATGGTGTCGATCGGCACGTTCAGCTGGGCTTCGCTGCGCAACCTGCGCACGCATCCGGGGAGTTCGAGCGTGGTCATGCTGGCCACCGTCGTCGTGGTGGTGGCGACCCACGACCTGGCCAAAGGCGTGCTGGTCGGCGTCATGCTGTCCGGCGTCTTCTTTGCGCACAAGGTTGGGCGACTATTGTGGGTGCGGTCGACGTCCTGCGATGAAGGCCGCGGCCGTCACTACCACGTGCATGGACAAGTGTTCTTCGCGTCCGCCGAGCGTCTCGCAGGTTCGTTCGACTACAAGGAGGCGATCGAGAAGGTGCGTATCGATGTCAGTCACGCCCACTTCTGGGACATCACTGCGGTCAGCGCCCTCGACAAGGTGGTGATCAAGTTCCGTCGCGAAGGAGCGGAAGTGGAAGTGATCGGATTAAATGAAGCAAGTGCGACGCTGGTCGACAAATTCAGCGTGCACGACAAGGAAGGCGCCGCAGACATGCTTGCCGCACACTGA
- a CDS encoding NUDIX hydrolase, producing MTLLHTIVHPGVAVGTRIMERHAVRAVIVRDGRLLLLHTRRYDDYSFPGGGLDLGEDAIDGLRRELMEETGARTITVHGCLGYLDEHRPSRDANYDVLFMRSHFYVCSVEGELEAAVPEDYELANGMVPVWIALEQALVHNRGVLRKRPASMGISIERETWMLQYVSSKLAELEQTVPHVGNPCPTALTSVSHLRRR from the coding sequence ATGACCCTGCTTCATACCATTGTCCACCCCGGCGTTGCCGTCGGCACCAGAATCATGGAACGGCATGCGGTGCGGGCGGTGATCGTGCGGGACGGTCGCCTGCTGCTATTGCACACGCGGCGCTATGATGACTACAGTTTTCCCGGCGGCGGTCTCGACCTGGGAGAAGACGCAATCGATGGCCTGCGCCGTGAGCTGATGGAAGAAACCGGCGCGCGGACGATCACTGTGCATGGCTGCCTGGGCTACCTCGACGAGCATCGGCCATCGCGCGACGCGAACTACGACGTGCTGTTCATGCGATCTCATTTCTACGTGTGCAGTGTGGAAGGCGAACTGGAAGCTGCCGTGCCCGAAGATTACGAACTGGCCAACGGCATGGTGCCTGTATGGATCGCGCTCGAACAAGCCCTCGTCCACAACCGCGGCGTGCTGCGGAAAAGGCCGGCCAGCATGGGGATCTCGATCGAGCGCGAGACGTGGATGCTGCAATATGTGTCGAGCAAGCTGGCGGAACTCGAGCAGACGGTGCCACACGTCGGCAACCCATGCCCTACAGCGCTTACAAGCGTTTCACATCTCCGTCGCCGATGA
- the nhaA gene encoding Na+/H+ antiporter NhaA gives MSTSPPLARTQPTALQRFLASESAGGILLMVAAAAALLVANSPLSNAYHHLLHLQAGPVLSEKLGPMTPHLWINDGLMAIFFLLVGLEIKRELVDGRLSSWEQRRLPALPALMGMAFPAAIYAFLTAGQPVLLNGWAIPAATDIAFAMGALALLGRHAPLSLKLLLVSVAIIDDMGAVAIIAVFYTSSINIGALAAAAAILIGLFALNKLRIMKLWPYLLGLGLLWYATLLSGVHATIAGVVGAFMIPAITSPGRPDAPASPLHRLEHALAPWVGFLIVPVFGFANAGVSFSGLSPSDVLAPLPLGIAAGLFLGKQLGVFGGVFLAVKAGMATKPRGTTWLQIYAVSMLCGIGFTMSLFISGLAFPGYPDIVEQAKIGILLGSLLSAVIACTILRLAPKAPDQVGQELAQAADIIGDGDVKRL, from the coding sequence ATGAGTACTTCCCCGCCGCTCGCGCGCACCCAGCCAACGGCACTGCAGCGCTTTCTCGCCAGCGAATCTGCTGGCGGTATCTTGCTCATGGTTGCCGCAGCCGCCGCGCTGCTGGTCGCAAACAGTCCCCTGTCAAACGCCTATCATCATCTTCTGCACCTGCAGGCAGGACCGGTACTGAGCGAGAAGCTCGGTCCGATGACGCCGCACCTGTGGATCAACGACGGCCTGATGGCGATCTTCTTCCTGCTGGTCGGTCTCGAGATAAAACGCGAACTGGTCGATGGCCGGCTTTCGTCATGGGAGCAGCGGCGCCTGCCCGCCCTGCCGGCACTCATGGGCATGGCATTTCCAGCTGCGATCTATGCATTCCTGACTGCCGGGCAGCCGGTGTTATTGAATGGGTGGGCCATCCCGGCCGCCACTGACATTGCGTTCGCGATGGGCGCACTGGCGCTGCTCGGACGGCACGCCCCGCTATCCTTGAAGCTGTTGCTGGTGTCGGTCGCCATTATCGACGACATGGGCGCTGTGGCGATCATCGCTGTTTTCTATACATCCTCAATCAATATTGGCGCGCTTGCCGCCGCCGCAGCGATTCTCATCGGGCTGTTCGCCCTCAACAAACTGCGCATCATGAAGCTGTGGCCCTATCTCCTGGGCCTGGGCCTGCTCTGGTATGCCACCTTGCTGTCAGGCGTGCATGCGACGATTGCCGGCGTCGTTGGCGCATTCATGATTCCTGCGATTACCTCCCCTGGCCGCCCCGATGCGCCCGCGTCCCCGCTACACCGGCTCGAACACGCGCTGGCGCCGTGGGTCGGCTTCCTGATCGTCCCCGTCTTCGGCTTTGCCAATGCGGGCGTGTCGTTTTCCGGGCTGTCGCCCTCGGACGTGCTGGCGCCGCTGCCGCTTGGCATCGCAGCAGGACTGTTCCTGGGCAAGCAACTGGGTGTCTTTGGCGGCGTTTTCCTGGCGGTAAAAGCAGGCATGGCGACAAAACCCCGTGGCACGACCTGGCTGCAGATCTACGCGGTATCGATGCTGTGCGGTATCGGCTTCACGATGAGCCTGTTCATCAGCGGCCTCGCATTCCCCGGATATCCCGACATTGTCGAGCAGGCAAAAATCGGCATTCTGCTGGGGTCGCTCTTATCGGCCGTGATTGCATGCACGATCCTGCGACTGGCACCGAAAGCGCCAGACCAGGTGGGACAAGAGCTTGCACAGGCCGCTGACATCATCGGCGACGGAGATGTGAAACGCTTGTAA
- a CDS encoding helix-turn-helix domain-containing protein — MDIKPIRTEADYQAALSEVESLMTAEFGTPEGDRLDVLATLVEAYEAKHFPMEVADPVEAIKFQMDQKGLTVKDLEPMIGRSNRVYEVLNRIRPLTLPMIWRLHKGLGIPAESLIQPPKRTAAV, encoded by the coding sequence ATGGACATTAAGCCCATCCGTACCGAAGCTGACTACCAAGCAGCGCTTAGTGAAGTCGAGTCGCTCATGACTGCCGAGTTCGGCACACCGGAGGGTGATCGGCTGGACGTGCTTGCTACACTGGTCGAAGCGTATGAGGCAAAGCACTTTCCCATGGAAGTCGCAGACCCGGTTGAAGCAATCAAATTCCAGATGGACCAAAAAGGCCTCACCGTCAAGGATCTCGAGCCGATGATCGGCCGCTCTAATCGGGTGTACGAAGTACTCAATCGGATTCGGCCTTTGACCCTTCCAATGATCTGGAGATTGCATAAGGGGCTTGGCATTCCCGCAGAGTCACTGATTCAGCCGCCCAAGCGTACAGCTGCTGTTTAA
- a CDS encoding type II toxin-antitoxin system HigB family toxin, with the protein MRVLPLPTLRAFYERPAHADAKEALLTWHGHVLKAKWQTPADVKADFGTASILKDGRVVFNIAGNKYRLVTSVNYAYGILFVKFVGTHRQYDAINAQTVEGHYGH; encoded by the coding sequence ATGCGAGTCCTGCCACTACCCACCCTTCGGGCCTTCTATGAACGACCTGCGCATGCGGACGCCAAAGAGGCGCTCCTTACTTGGCATGGCCATGTCCTCAAGGCCAAATGGCAGACTCCGGCTGACGTAAAGGCCGACTTCGGCACTGCGAGTATTCTGAAGGACGGCCGAGTTGTCTTCAATATCGCCGGCAACAAGTACCGGCTCGTCACATCCGTTAACTATGCGTACGGCATCCTTTTCGTGAAGTTCGTCGGCACGCATAGGCAATACGACGCCATCAATGCACAAACTGTTGAGGGACATTATGGACATTAA
- a CDS encoding PLP-dependent aminotransferase family protein: protein MQEHPPPSWPPHIRPGAGPRFLQIADALQQGMADGLLKPGDRLPPQRALAAQLDLDLTTITRAYDEARRRNLLEGRGARGTYVAASKVELTSVLDLSMNTPPAPDGVDFDYLLKQGLSQVLMRADNQLLMTYHLGGGSVSDREAGTRWIEPMFGSMDPDQVVVCPGAQAAIAALILVLTEPGDAILVEPTGYPGLRAAATQFGRRVVPVEADRHGMLPQALEEACREYRSRLVYLNPTLQNPTTVTMPGKRRKELAAVVKRCNVRIIEDDPYWLLAEAPPPPIATHAPEHVYYVSTLSKCLTPGLRVAFVLVRDPIERERFLAAMRSFALMVAPLTAALATQWILDGSANTLMLAVRNEARMRHLIARDVLAGRYAGPGDGLHIWVELPTYWGAYQLAQAAEGEGLAVTPADAFAANGESVNAIRISLGGATDRSRLRTGLQRLSQLLARRPDAYNAAVV, encoded by the coding sequence ATGCAAGAACACCCCCCACCATCATGGCCGCCGCACATACGCCCGGGCGCCGGGCCACGTTTTCTACAGATCGCGGATGCATTGCAGCAGGGGATGGCAGATGGTCTGCTCAAGCCCGGCGATCGCCTGCCCCCGCAGCGCGCGTTGGCCGCGCAACTGGACCTAGACCTGACCACGATCACCCGGGCATACGATGAAGCCAGGCGAAGAAATCTGCTCGAAGGGCGAGGCGCGCGCGGTACCTATGTCGCAGCGTCGAAGGTGGAACTGACGTCGGTCCTCGATCTGAGCATGAACACGCCGCCCGCCCCGGACGGCGTCGACTTCGACTACCTGCTGAAGCAGGGTCTTTCGCAAGTGTTGATGCGGGCGGATAACCAACTGCTGATGACTTACCATCTGGGCGGGGGCAGTGTTTCGGATCGTGAAGCCGGGACCAGGTGGATCGAGCCGATGTTCGGAAGCATGGATCCGGACCAGGTAGTCGTCTGCCCTGGCGCGCAAGCGGCAATCGCAGCATTGATCCTGGTGCTGACCGAGCCTGGCGATGCCATTCTCGTGGAGCCGACGGGTTATCCCGGGCTGCGTGCAGCGGCCACCCAGTTCGGACGCCGTGTCGTTCCGGTCGAAGCGGACAGGCATGGAATGCTGCCCCAGGCTCTGGAAGAAGCGTGCCGCGAGTATCGATCCAGGCTTGTCTACCTTAACCCGACACTGCAGAACCCGACAACAGTGACGATGCCAGGAAAGCGACGCAAGGAGTTGGCCGCCGTGGTGAAACGTTGCAACGTACGGATCATCGAGGATGACCCTTACTGGCTGCTCGCGGAGGCGCCGCCGCCGCCCATTGCTACCCACGCGCCGGAACACGTCTATTACGTTTCTACGTTGTCGAAATGCCTTACGCCAGGGTTGCGAGTCGCTTTCGTGCTGGTGCGTGACCCGATCGAGCGTGAACGCTTCCTGGCAGCGATGAGGTCTTTCGCATTGATGGTCGCGCCCCTGACGGCGGCACTGGCCACCCAATGGATTCTCGATGGCTCGGCAAACACATTGATGCTAGCCGTGCGCAACGAGGCGCGCATGCGTCACCTGATCGCCCGGGATGTCCTGGCAGGACGATATGCTGGACCTGGCGATGGGCTGCATATATGGGTCGAGCTGCCGACATACTGGGGGGCGTACCAGCTCGCGCAAGCCGCGGAAGGAGAAGGGCTGGCGGTTACGCCGGCGGACGCATTCGCAGCCAATGGCGAATCCGTGAACGCGATCCGGATCTCGCTCGGCGGCGCTACTGACCGTTCACGCTTGAGGACAGGTCTGCAGCGCCTGTCCCAATTGCTGGCGCGGCGGCCTGATGCATATAACGCCGCAGTCGTGTGA